From a region of the Actinopolymorpha singaporensis genome:
- a CDS encoding alpha/beta fold hydrolase: MSGDRCTAGRWVRRLVRMNLRRFLAAVTAPLAVLGTTTVAGSLPAQASAQPGPLSTVKWKACPEYSDQVLDWMGVRDKAWFRATMARMDCGTVEVPLNYADPSGRSISVAVTRLPATDHAHRLGSLAVNPGGPGGSGYLMPIELSQPGAPTAKLNERYDLIGFDPRGVGYSTKVDCEAGGPAGVQAQGLAGLQGWAGLQGLQAQGVQAQGVSPSQITEDDARQMYDKQVQANKDCAQADPAFIGQLTTGNVARDLDRIRIGLGEKKLSYLGVSWGSWLGPVYRSLFPGKVARMWVDSVAPPDPRMDAFEAGRAKATAMDFSRMAAWMARFDDTYGFGTTPEQVEAALAELRRDFDAHPRTFTDLERPVDGFVIAISAAQPSVAWPLAAKVLAELRDATGPTAPPTVKEVLGGGERTPPPAGVPEMDNSTANQAIFCNGDGGARDFDSAWAAYQDGLTRYPVTGVLSFPVPSCAGWPLPVEHIRLLHTGGSLQLSGHRYESVSAYEWTGDMQDAVGGEVFTVEDDMHGSALMEPGCATHVVAYLDTGDPGATGCQGVPVPTGPDELPKAGAQLAGSQPQFGAMSAGR; this comes from the coding sequence ATGTCTGGCGACAGATGCACGGCGGGCCGGTGGGTTCGCAGGCTTGTGCGCATGAATCTACGAAGATTTCTCGCCGCTGTGACGGCCCCGTTGGCCGTTCTCGGCACGACCACCGTGGCAGGAAGCCTGCCGGCGCAGGCCAGCGCGCAGCCAGGCCCGCTGTCGACCGTGAAGTGGAAAGCCTGTCCCGAGTACTCCGACCAGGTTCTGGACTGGATGGGGGTCCGCGACAAGGCGTGGTTCCGGGCGACGATGGCCCGGATGGACTGCGGAACTGTCGAGGTTCCGCTGAACTACGCCGATCCCTCCGGCCGGTCGATCAGCGTTGCGGTGACCAGACTTCCGGCAACCGACCACGCGCACCGGTTAGGCAGTCTCGCCGTCAACCCGGGCGGTCCGGGCGGCAGCGGTTACCTGATGCCGATCGAGCTGAGCCAGCCAGGGGCGCCGACCGCGAAGCTGAACGAACGGTACGACCTGATCGGCTTCGATCCGCGCGGTGTCGGCTACAGCACGAAGGTCGACTGCGAGGCCGGCGGCCCTGCGGGCGTACAGGCACAGGGCTTGGCCGGCCTGCAAGGCTGGGCGGGTCTGCAGGGCTTGCAGGCGCAGGGTGTTCAGGCGCAGGGTGTGTCGCCCAGCCAGATCACCGAGGACGACGCCAGGCAGATGTACGACAAGCAGGTGCAGGCGAACAAGGACTGCGCCCAGGCTGATCCGGCGTTCATCGGACAACTGACCACCGGCAACGTGGCTCGCGACCTGGACCGGATCCGGATCGGGCTGGGCGAGAAAAAGCTGAGCTACCTCGGGGTGTCCTGGGGAAGCTGGCTGGGCCCGGTGTACCGCAGCCTGTTCCCGGGCAAGGTCGCCCGGATGTGGGTCGACAGCGTCGCGCCGCCGGACCCGCGGATGGACGCGTTCGAAGCCGGACGGGCGAAGGCCACCGCGATGGACTTCTCCCGGATGGCGGCGTGGATGGCGAGGTTCGACGACACGTACGGCTTCGGCACGACACCTGAGCAGGTCGAGGCCGCCTTGGCTGAACTTCGGCGGGACTTCGACGCCCATCCCAGGACGTTCACCGACCTCGAGAGGCCTGTCGACGGGTTCGTGATCGCGATCTCGGCCGCCCAGCCGTCCGTGGCCTGGCCGCTCGCAGCCAAGGTTCTCGCGGAGTTGCGAGATGCGACCGGTCCGACCGCCCCGCCCACAGTCAAGGAGGTGCTCGGTGGCGGCGAGCGCACCCCACCGCCGGCCGGAGTGCCCGAGATGGACAACAGCACGGCGAACCAGGCGATCTTCTGCAACGGAGACGGCGGTGCACGCGACTTCGACTCTGCGTGGGCGGCCTACCAGGACGGCCTGACGCGTTACCCCGTCACGGGCGTGTTGAGTTTCCCCGTTCCGTCGTGCGCCGGCTGGCCACTGCCCGTCGAACACATCCGGCTCCTGCACACCGGAGGCTCGTTGCAGCTGTCGGGGCACCGCTACGAGTCCGTTTCGGCGTACGAATGGACCGGTGACATGCAGGATGCGGTCGGCGGGGAGGTCTTCACCGTCGAGGACGACATGCACGGCTCAGCGTTGATGGAACCCGGCTGCGCCACCCACGTCGTCGCTTACCTCGACACCGGCGACCCCGGCGCAACCGGATGTCAGGGCGTACCGGTGCCGACCGGACCGGACGAGCTACCGAAGGCCGGAGCCCAGCTCGCGGGCAGTCAACCGCAGTTTGGGGCGATGTCGGCGGGCCGCTAG
- a CDS encoding sensor histidine kinase — MYERAAALWAWLRRPAVQDAGVAVVLFVSSVAMKDARLGIVKIYGAIDEPRPIQLWIWWVATGSCVVAVAVRRRWPVPALAAATVAAITHMALIAGPVPADLAAPLIVYTIATRCRRRTSLALLGLTLLAAVGWSVHVGLDERSDGWTYQNPIEDDRPLQPVELAKPSMPGDVPLGDEPPPSPLFRPPVPGKVTDGKVMEASLGPTGWGGIPILGPILVAGWAIGSSVQSRRAYLDELTARARDLERERDQQAALAAAAERSRITRELHDVVAHGLSVIVMQAQGGAAVFEKRPADTLAALATIVETGRASLADMRQVLAAVGPVNGSPHPVPGLDRLPHLIDQVRQAGTHVQLHIDGAPGVLPTTVDLSAYRITQEALTNTMKHAGPGACAQVSLTYGKYELRVEISDNGAAVPAPDGVGNGLRGMRERAELLGGELFAGPGLHGGFVVRARLPFAETSIA, encoded by the coding sequence ATGTACGAGCGCGCAGCGGCCCTCTGGGCCTGGTTACGCAGGCCGGCGGTCCAGGACGCCGGCGTGGCTGTCGTGCTCTTCGTCAGTTCGGTCGCGATGAAGGATGCCCGCCTGGGAATCGTCAAGATCTACGGGGCGATTGACGAACCTCGGCCGATCCAGCTCTGGATCTGGTGGGTGGCGACCGGGAGCTGCGTGGTGGCCGTAGCGGTTCGCCGCCGGTGGCCGGTTCCAGCGCTGGCCGCCGCCACGGTCGCCGCGATAACCCACATGGCCCTGATCGCCGGACCGGTACCCGCCGACCTGGCCGCTCCGCTCATCGTCTACACCATTGCCACCCGATGCCGTCGCAGGACGTCACTCGCTCTCCTGGGCCTCACGCTGCTCGCGGCGGTGGGCTGGTCCGTCCACGTCGGACTCGACGAGCGAAGCGATGGCTGGACCTACCAGAATCCCATCGAGGACGACAGGCCGCTGCAGCCCGTCGAGCTGGCCAAACCGAGCATGCCTGGAGACGTTCCCCTGGGTGACGAACCTCCGCCGAGTCCCCTCTTTCGCCCACCCGTCCCGGGGAAAGTGACGGATGGGAAGGTGATGGAAGCGTCGTTGGGACCCACCGGCTGGGGAGGCATCCCCATCCTCGGCCCGATTCTCGTGGCCGGCTGGGCAATCGGGTCAAGCGTCCAGAGCCGCCGGGCGTACCTCGACGAGCTCACCGCGAGGGCGCGTGACCTCGAACGCGAACGGGACCAACAGGCCGCCCTCGCCGCGGCCGCCGAGCGCAGCCGGATCACCCGCGAGCTCCACGACGTGGTGGCACACGGCCTCTCCGTGATCGTCATGCAGGCACAGGGCGGTGCAGCGGTATTCGAGAAGCGGCCCGCGGACACCCTCGCCGCACTTGCCACCATCGTCGAGACCGGGCGGGCCTCGCTTGCGGACATGCGCCAGGTGCTCGCCGCCGTCGGGCCGGTGAACGGCTCTCCCCATCCCGTACCAGGGCTCGACCGGCTGCCCCACCTCATCGACCAGGTACGCCAGGCCGGCACCCATGTGCAGCTGCACATCGACGGAGCACCAGGAGTTCTCCCCACGACCGTCGACCTGTCGGCGTACCGGATCACCCAGGAGGCACTGACCAATACCATGAAGCATGCCGGTCCGGGCGCCTGTGCCCAGGTGAGTCTCACGTATGGAAAGTACGAACTCCGAGTGGAGATCAGCGACAACGGTGCCGCGGTGCCTGCCCCCGATGGCGTCGGCAACGGGCTTCGCGGCATGCGCGAGCGGGCGGAACTGCTGGGTGGAGAGCTGTTCGCCGGTCCAGGGCTGCACGGTGGTTTCGTCGTACGAGCCCGACTCCCCTTCGCAGAAACGTCGATCGCATGA
- a CDS encoding response regulator: MIRVLLVDDQALLRAGVRMILENADDIDVVGEAEDGARAAAMAAETAPDVVLMDIRMPDVDGVEATRRIRAEIPDGPRILILTTFDLDEYVYTALRAGASGFILKDTLAPDLLSAIRAVARGDAIVAPTVTRRLIERHIGTNTDPLPLSEVELRALTEREREVLELIARGLSNAEIAARLCLTGGTVKGHVSRILSKLGLRDRVQAVVLAYECGLVRAGSN; encoded by the coding sequence ATGATCCGCGTACTCCTGGTCGACGATCAGGCGCTGCTCCGTGCCGGTGTCCGAATGATCCTCGAGAACGCCGACGACATCGACGTCGTTGGCGAGGCCGAGGACGGTGCTCGGGCCGCGGCGATGGCGGCCGAGACCGCGCCCGACGTCGTGTTGATGGACATCCGGATGCCCGACGTCGATGGCGTCGAGGCCACCCGCCGCATCCGCGCCGAGATCCCCGACGGGCCCAGGATACTGATCCTCACCACGTTCGACCTCGACGAATACGTCTACACGGCCCTGCGCGCCGGCGCCAGCGGATTCATCCTCAAAGACACCCTCGCCCCTGACCTGCTGTCCGCGATCCGCGCCGTCGCCCGCGGCGACGCCATCGTCGCCCCGACCGTGACCAGACGGTTGATCGAACGCCACATCGGGACCAACACCGATCCACTGCCCCTTTCCGAGGTCGAGCTTCGCGCCCTCACCGAACGAGAGCGCGAAGTACTCGAGCTCATCGCCCGCGGACTGTCCAACGCCGAGATCGCTGCCCGCCTCTGCCTCACCGGGGGGACCGTGAAGGGCCATGTCAGCCGGATCCTGAGCAAACTCGGCCTGCGCGACCGCGTCCAAGCCGTCGTTCTCGCCTACGAATGCGGCCTGGTCCGCGCCGGCAGCAACTAG
- a CDS encoding vitamin K epoxide reductase family protein, with amino-acid sequence MPGKPGAPGTPQASRIAPAWAAPASLVFCLVGLGLSAYLTYAHFTSASALACPDSGTINCIRVTTSPQSMLFGVVPVAVAGLAYFVGMTVLCLPAAWRSGSALVRWTRLAGGVAGVAMVCYLIYVELLVVGAVCLYCTAVHVVTFLLFVAILTADVLATGPGDSHDLP; translated from the coding sequence ATGCCTGGTAAGCCTGGTGCGCCCGGCACGCCCCAGGCATCGCGGATCGCGCCTGCCTGGGCCGCCCCGGCGTCGCTGGTGTTCTGCCTGGTGGGGCTCGGCCTGTCCGCCTATCTGACGTACGCCCACTTCACCAGCGCGAGTGCACTGGCCTGCCCCGACAGCGGAACGATCAACTGCATCAGGGTCACCACCAGCCCGCAGTCGATGCTGTTCGGTGTCGTCCCGGTCGCCGTCGCCGGCCTGGCGTACTTCGTCGGCATGACGGTCCTCTGCCTGCCGGCTGCCTGGCGGTCAGGATCGGCGCTGGTGCGGTGGACGCGCCTCGCCGGCGGGGTCGCAGGTGTCGCGATGGTCTGCTACCTGATCTACGTCGAACTCCTCGTCGTCGGCGCGGTCTGCCTGTACTGCACCGCCGTCCACGTCGTGACGTTCTTGCTGTTCGTCGCGATCCTCACCGCCGACGTCCTGGCCACCGGGCCCGGGGACAGCCACGACCTACCCTGA
- a CDS encoding DUF929 family protein, which translates to MTGSERAMARPKGQQHGDGPRSTRTKVAELRAEQARQAQRRRLAVVAAAVAVVLVVIAAIVGIYLTRGGNSTQQAGGSGVQPSVEKAVTTVPAQTLASVGKGSVQQWPQAVKAKPITAGGKPKVLYVGAEYCPYCAAERWSMVVALSRFGTFKNLGTTHSASEDVYPNTATFSFHGASYSSRYLSFVGKELTTNKRSGNAYTPLDKLTAAEEAQIKQVTGGGQLSFPTVDFGGRYLVSGSQYDPSVLQGKTMEQIASALKDPNDPVAKAVVGSANTIIATLCKLTGNQPDNVCGTSTVKQLQRHLDASS; encoded by the coding sequence ATGACCGGAAGTGAGCGTGCAATGGCGAGGCCGAAGGGGCAGCAGCACGGGGACGGACCACGATCGACCCGCACGAAGGTGGCGGAGCTCCGGGCCGAACAGGCACGTCAGGCGCAGCGCCGCCGGCTGGCCGTCGTGGCAGCTGCGGTGGCGGTGGTGCTGGTGGTGATCGCCGCGATCGTCGGGATCTACCTGACCAGAGGCGGCAACAGCACCCAGCAGGCCGGCGGGAGCGGAGTCCAGCCGTCGGTGGAGAAGGCGGTGACGACCGTTCCGGCCCAAACCCTGGCCTCGGTCGGCAAGGGCAGCGTCCAGCAGTGGCCCCAGGCGGTGAAGGCGAAGCCGATCACGGCGGGCGGCAAGCCGAAGGTGCTCTACGTCGGGGCGGAGTACTGCCCCTACTGCGCGGCCGAGCGGTGGTCGATGGTGGTGGCGTTGAGCAGGTTCGGCACCTTCAAGAACCTCGGTACGACACACTCCGCCTCGGAGGACGTCTACCCCAACACCGCGACGTTCAGCTTCCACGGCGCCAGCTACTCCAGCCGTTACCTCAGCTTCGTCGGCAAGGAGCTGACCACCAACAAGCGCAGCGGGAACGCCTACACGCCGCTGGACAAGCTGACGGCGGCCGAGGAGGCACAGATCAAACAGGTCACAGGTGGTGGCCAGCTGTCGTTCCCCACCGTGGACTTCGGCGGGCGCTATCTGGTGTCGGGCTCGCAGTACGACCCCTCGGTCCTGCAGGGCAAGACGATGGAGCAGATCGCGTCCGCGCTGAAGGACCCGAACGATCCGGTCGCCAAGGCCGTCGTCGGTTCGGCCAACACGATCATCGCGACACTGTGCAAGCTCACCGGCAACCAGCCCGACAACGTATGCGGGACGAGCACCGTCAAGCAGCTGCAGAGGCACCTCGATGCCTCAAGCTAG
- a CDS encoding type II toxin-antitoxin system prevent-host-death family antitoxin, with translation MTSTYPIAEARGRIGELARRAAQHEHITLTDRGVPTAVLISAAELEERLGQVFALHACSRQRGVSEGRMSG, from the coding sequence ATGACGTCTACGTATCCCATCGCTGAGGCCCGCGGTCGGATCGGCGAGCTTGCCCGACGCGCTGCCCAGCACGAGCACATCACGCTCACCGACCGGGGCGTACCGACCGCTGTCCTCATCTCGGCCGCCGAACTCGAAGAGCGCCTTGGACAAGTCTTTGCACTCCACGCCTGTAGTCGTCAACGAGGCGTGAGTGAGGGTCGGATGTCTGGGTAG
- a CDS encoding glucose 1-dehydrogenase, which yields MRALTVQPGTACNGTSIPVSVEELPDPSPEDGELLVRGLAIGICGTDREIIGGHYGWAPPGASRLVLGHESLGRVVSAPGGSGFVGGDLVVGVVRRPDPVPCGACARGEFDMCRNGRYTERGIKELDGYASELWTVKKDYAIRVDPRLESVGNLVEPTSVVAKAWEQVDRVGARSWFEPQRVLVTGAGPIGLLAALIGRQRGLDVHVVDLVKDGQKPNAVRDLGAEYHSDPVRDVVARLEPDVVIEATGVGEVVFDAIAATAPYGIVCLTGVSAGGHRLNIDAGATNRSIVLENDVVIGSVNANQRHYAAAATALADADLDWLNRLISRRVPLERFSEAVTAEPDDIKVVLTL from the coding sequence ATGCGCGCACTGACCGTCCAGCCGGGCACTGCCTGCAACGGCACCTCGATCCCGGTGTCGGTGGAGGAGCTTCCCGATCCCTCACCCGAGGACGGCGAGTTGCTCGTACGCGGTCTGGCGATAGGGATCTGCGGAACGGACCGGGAGATCATCGGTGGCCACTACGGCTGGGCTCCTCCCGGTGCGTCCCGGCTGGTGCTGGGACACGAGTCGCTGGGCCGGGTCGTCAGTGCGCCCGGCGGCAGCGGGTTCGTCGGCGGCGACCTGGTGGTGGGGGTGGTCCGCCGGCCGGATCCGGTGCCGTGCGGGGCCTGCGCCAGGGGCGAGTTCGACATGTGCCGCAACGGCCGCTACACCGAGCGCGGGATCAAGGAGCTCGACGGGTACGCCAGCGAGCTGTGGACGGTGAAGAAGGACTACGCGATCCGGGTGGACCCGCGGCTGGAGTCGGTCGGAAACCTGGTGGAGCCGACCAGCGTGGTCGCCAAGGCGTGGGAACAGGTCGACCGGGTAGGCGCGCGGTCGTGGTTCGAGCCGCAGCGAGTCCTGGTCACCGGGGCAGGCCCCATCGGACTGCTCGCGGCGCTCATCGGCCGACAGCGCGGCCTCGACGTACACGTCGTCGATCTGGTGAAGGATGGCCAGAAACCCAACGCGGTAAGGGATCTGGGGGCGGAGTACCACTCCGATCCGGTCAGGGACGTGGTGGCCAGGCTGGAGCCGGACGTCGTGATCGAGGCGACCGGGGTGGGCGAGGTGGTCTTCGACGCCATCGCCGCCACCGCGCCGTACGGCATCGTCTGCCTCACGGGGGTGTCGGCCGGTGGGCACCGGCTGAATATCGACGCCGGCGCCACGAACCGGAGCATCGTGCTGGAGAACGACGTGGTGATCGGTTCGGTGAACGCGAACCAGCGCCACTATGCCGCCGCCGCGACAGCGCTGGCCGACGCGGACCTAGACTGGTTGAACCGCCTGATCAGCCGGCGAGTCCCGCTCGAGCGGTTCAGCGAGGCGGTCACCGCCGAGCCCGACGACATCAAGGTCGTTCTCACACTCTGA
- a CDS encoding glycoside hydrolase family 15 protein, which translates to MPASIESYAMIGDLQTAALVGLDGSIDWACMPRFDSSACFAALLHDEQAGHWRIAPAGRDGSDPGQATSRRYRDDTLVLETRWDTPTGSVRVIDFMPPRGRAADIVRIVEGVSGSVPMAMQLRIRFDYGHIVPWVRRDSTDLCAVAGPDSLWLRTDAPLHGRDLTTHSEFTVRAGQRVPFVLTYQPSHHSPPSPVDPDRALGETEAFWTGWIEQCRYTGAWSNEVRRALIVLKALTYAPTGGILAAATTSLPEQLGGERNWDYRYCWLRDATFTLQALLGAGFVNEAKAWRDWLLRAAAGDPADLRIMYGLDGTRRLPEYTLDWLKGFGGSSPVRVGNAAADQFQLDVWGEVLDGLHLTRETRIGATDQAWDLQRALLDFLEGNWREPDNSLWEVRGPRQHFVHSKVMAWTGFDRAIKAVERHHLDGPVDKWRALRDEVRAEVCRHGFDAERNTFTQYYGSSGLDAALLLIPRTGFLPWTDPRVAGTVDAIVRELSVDGFVLRYDPGHENVDGLAGSEGVFLACSFWLVDALHALGRQDQARQLFERLLSLRNDVGLLSEEYDPRTGRQLGNTPQAFSMVGLVNSARHLGDSTGALAAATEPHHTLNLG; encoded by the coding sequence GTGCCCGCCTCGATCGAGAGCTACGCCATGATCGGCGACCTGCAGACGGCTGCCCTGGTCGGTCTCGACGGCTCCATCGACTGGGCATGTATGCCGCGGTTCGACTCGTCCGCCTGTTTCGCGGCGCTCCTCCACGACGAGCAGGCGGGTCACTGGCGGATCGCGCCGGCCGGGCGTGACGGCAGCGATCCGGGGCAGGCCACCTCGCGGCGCTACCGTGACGACACGCTGGTCCTGGAGACGCGGTGGGACACCCCGACCGGTTCGGTCCGCGTCATCGACTTCATGCCGCCCCGAGGCCGCGCGGCCGACATCGTCCGGATCGTCGAGGGCGTGTCCGGGTCGGTGCCGATGGCCATGCAGCTGCGGATCCGCTTCGACTACGGGCACATCGTCCCCTGGGTGCGGCGGGACTCGACGGATCTGTGCGCCGTCGCCGGGCCGGACTCGCTCTGGCTGCGTACGGACGCTCCGTTGCACGGACGTGATCTGACCACCCACAGCGAGTTCACCGTCAGGGCCGGGCAGCGGGTTCCGTTCGTACTGACGTACCAGCCATCCCACCACTCGCCGCCGAGTCCGGTCGATCCCGACCGGGCGCTGGGGGAGACCGAGGCGTTCTGGACCGGCTGGATCGAGCAGTGCCGTTACACCGGGGCCTGGTCGAACGAGGTCCGCCGGGCGCTGATCGTCCTGAAGGCTCTGACGTACGCACCGACTGGGGGCATCCTCGCCGCGGCCACGACCTCGCTGCCGGAGCAACTCGGCGGAGAGCGCAATTGGGACTACAGGTACTGCTGGCTCCGGGACGCCACCTTCACCCTGCAGGCCCTGCTCGGCGCCGGGTTCGTGAACGAGGCCAAGGCCTGGCGTGACTGGCTGCTTCGTGCGGCGGCCGGCGATCCGGCAGACCTCCGGATCATGTACGGACTGGATGGCACCCGCCGCCTGCCCGAGTACACCCTGGACTGGCTGAAGGGGTTCGGCGGCTCGTCGCCCGTCAGGGTCGGAAACGCCGCCGCCGACCAGTTCCAGCTGGACGTGTGGGGCGAGGTCCTCGACGGCCTGCACCTGACTCGGGAGACTCGCATCGGCGCCACCGACCAGGCGTGGGATCTCCAGCGCGCACTGCTCGACTTCCTCGAAGGCAACTGGCGCGAGCCGGACAACAGCCTGTGGGAGGTGCGGGGGCCGCGCCAGCATTTCGTCCACTCCAAGGTGATGGCGTGGACAGGGTTCGACCGGGCGATCAAGGCGGTCGAACGCCACCATCTGGACGGGCCGGTCGACAAGTGGCGCGCGCTCAGGGACGAAGTGCGCGCCGAGGTGTGCCGGCACGGTTTCGACGCCGAACGAAACACCTTCACGCAGTACTACGGCTCCAGCGGGCTCGACGCGGCCCTGCTCCTCATCCCTCGTACCGGCTTCCTGCCCTGGACCGACCCGCGGGTCGCCGGCACGGTCGACGCCATCGTGCGTGAGCTCAGCGTCGACGGTTTCGTATTGCGCTACGACCCGGGCCACGAGAACGTCGACGGGCTTGCGGGGAGCGAGGGAGTGTTCCTCGCGTGCAGCTTCTGGCTCGTCGACGCCCTGCACGCTCTGGGGCGCCAGGACCAGGCACGGCAGCTTTTCGAACGCCTTCTTTCGCTGCGAAACGACGTCGGACTGCTCAGCGAGGAGTACGACCCCCGCACGGGCCGGCAGCTCGGCAACACGCCTCAGGCGTTCAGCATGGTCGGCCTGGTCAACAGCGCCAGGCATCTCGGTGACTCGACCGGCGCCCTCGCGGCGGCCACCGAGCCGCACCACACCCTGAATCTCGGCTGA
- a CDS encoding phosphotransferase family protein, with product MGVDELKQDEVEAFLAGRPGGVQDLEPLSGGAWSSAWAYRAGGEELVVRFGPDANWYEADRMAMAFAGPDLPVPEVREVGTTASGRAYAISVRHHGRFLEDTPVEQADAIGPTLTRLLAALYRAPAAPDSPVVWHQPPSTLSWREFLLSGLADDPDKVVHGWAEALAEDRELAALSAEVTKQVRSLVDACPERRDLVHGDLLHGNVLVSPDARRIEAVLSWKCSVRGDFLFDAAWCTFWAPWHPGIAAADPLTGLLRDPSVRAEPGALVDAATRHHCYELHIGFTHLGWNVWTKNQEALTATARRLAEVLERGPLPLS from the coding sequence ATGGGCGTGGACGAGCTGAAGCAGGACGAGGTAGAGGCATTCCTGGCCGGACGGCCTGGTGGCGTGCAGGATCTCGAGCCGCTGTCGGGCGGAGCTTGGTCGTCGGCGTGGGCCTACCGCGCGGGCGGCGAGGAGCTCGTGGTCCGCTTCGGTCCGGACGCGAACTGGTACGAAGCCGACCGGATGGCGATGGCGTTCGCCGGTCCGGACCTGCCCGTGCCGGAGGTCAGGGAGGTGGGCACCACCGCGTCCGGACGGGCGTACGCCATCTCGGTACGTCACCACGGGCGGTTCCTGGAGGACACCCCGGTCGAGCAGGCCGACGCGATCGGCCCGACCCTCACCCGCCTGCTCGCCGCGCTCTACCGAGCGCCGGCGGCTCCGGACTCCCCGGTGGTCTGGCACCAGCCGCCGTCAACGCTCAGTTGGCGGGAGTTCCTCCTTTCCGGCTTGGCCGACGACCCGGACAAGGTGGTGCACGGATGGGCCGAGGCGCTTGCCGAGGATCGAGAGCTGGCCGCGCTGTCCGCGGAGGTGACCAAACAGGTTCGGTCCCTGGTGGACGCCTGCCCGGAGCGTCGCGACCTCGTACACGGTGACCTGCTGCACGGCAACGTACTGGTGAGCCCGGACGCTCGGCGGATCGAGGCGGTGCTGTCGTGGAAGTGTTCGGTGCGCGGAGACTTCCTCTTCGATGCCGCCTGGTGCACCTTCTGGGCGCCGTGGCATCCGGGGATCGCCGCTGCCGACCCGCTGACCGGCCTGCTGCGGGACCCCAGTGTGCGGGCCGAGCCCGGTGCGCTCGTCGATGCCGCCACCCGTCACCACTGCTACGAGCTGCACATCGGTTTCACCCACCTGGGCTGGAACGTGTGGACGAAGAACCAGGAGGCGCTCACCGCCACTGCCCGTCGGCTCGCCGAGGTCCTCGAACGCGGTCCCCTGCCCCTGTCCTAG
- a CDS encoding nucleotidyltransferase domain-containing protein — translation MDDDEFYRWYGPWVSLTPPEVAALMNGISVPWWIFGGWSIEAFTGRAREHEDVDVGFFLLDQHRSGLS, via the coding sequence ATGGACGACGACGAGTTCTACCGGTGGTACGGCCCGTGGGTGAGCCTGACCCCACCCGAGGTCGCCGCCCTGATGAACGGCATCTCCGTTCCCTGGTGGATCTTCGGTGGCTGGTCGATCGAGGCGTTCACCGGCCGCGCTCGGGAACACGAGGACGTCGACGTCGGGTTCTTCCTGCTCGATCAGCACCGCTCTGGACTGAGCTAG
- a CDS encoding NYN domain-containing protein, whose translation MTDDSTRLAVLIDADNTSSKLIKEMFEELAGYGTITVKRAYGDWTNPHLTGWRDVLLGNAISPQQQFAYTYGKNATDSALIIDAMDLLYSGNVEGFAIVSSDSDFTPLATRLRESGKRVIGVGGRKTPKAFVEACEKFVFLEVLARDQTTTDTTDTTEPTKAEQPRPIQSVLTKALNRVDTDDDDWASLSALGNHLNRTDPAFDARNYGFGKLSELVKAQPFLETKTVVGTGGRGRLWLRLKGRRPAEEKPAVTEAAKKTVKKAAAKKATKEVAKKAAAKKVASKTAKKAPGRSPG comes from the coding sequence ATGACTGACGACAGCACCCGCCTCGCCGTTCTGATCGACGCCGACAACACCTCCTCGAAGCTGATCAAGGAGATGTTCGAGGAACTCGCCGGCTACGGAACCATCACCGTCAAACGGGCCTACGGCGACTGGACCAACCCGCACCTGACCGGCTGGCGGGACGTACTCCTCGGCAACGCCATCTCGCCGCAGCAGCAGTTCGCCTACACCTACGGCAAGAACGCCACCGACTCGGCGTTGATCATCGACGCCATGGACCTGCTGTACTCCGGCAACGTCGAGGGCTTCGCCATCGTGTCCAGTGACAGCGACTTCACCCCACTGGCCACCCGGCTACGGGAGTCGGGCAAGCGGGTCATCGGCGTCGGGGGACGCAAGACACCGAAGGCGTTCGTGGAGGCGTGCGAGAAGTTCGTGTTCCTCGAAGTCCTCGCCCGCGACCAGACCACGACTGACACGACCGACACGACCGAACCGACGAAGGCAGAACAGCCGCGTCCCATCCAGAGCGTGCTGACCAAGGCGCTGAACAGGGTCGACACCGATGACGACGACTGGGCTTCGCTCAGCGCGCTCGGCAACCACCTGAACCGCACCGACCCGGCGTTCGACGCACGCAACTACGGGTTCGGCAAGCTGAGCGAACTGGTCAAGGCGCAGCCGTTCCTCGAGACCAAGACAGTCGTCGGAACCGGCGGTCGCGGCCGGCTGTGGCTGCGGCTGAAGGGGCGTCGGCCCGCCGAGGAGAAGCCGGCGGTGACCGAAGCGGCGAAGAAGACCGTCAAGAAGGCGGCCGCGAAGAAGGCCACCAAGGAGGTCGCCAAGAAGGCGGCCGCGAAGAAGGTCGCGTCGAAGACCGCGAAGAAGGCGCCGGGCCGGTCTCCTGGGTGA